TCACATTGAAGACGATCACTGAACCCAGATTCAGATTTACATTTTTGATCCTGAACATTTACTATAATGCCATTGAAAATGTCTTTCTTGCCCTCAAATGCTTCCATCCTAAAAGAAAAGGGAaacaatgaatgaaaaaaatcaTATGATCAATAAGCTACACagtattgaatttaatttaaatactaGAATTTAGATAAGATTAGATATATCATCTATCATTGTTGAATTGAATGAGGTAAGTTATTTCAATTGTTAAAGTTTTAGACATTAAAGAAACCAAATAGAAAAGAAATTGTGCCAAGGAAGGCAAATTCAAACTACTGTAGCCTAGTAGGCCTGTAAACTGTGAAAGATAATCCAGCATAAAATGCGGATTCTACTCCATTCTCCATGCACATTCAACCAGTGGAAGAGGTCGACTACTCCACCATCATTCTAGCCTATCTTAATCTTAGTTTAGTATCTAGTGTTTTctgataatactgtagtaataataatttaaatttaattaattggaAATTGTAGAGTTTAAATACCTGAACCATCGGCTAGGTTTTTACTATCTTACGTCAACAATTGTCCCCACCCTCTGCTGCTcattaaaatactgtaccacCAATCTGATTTTGTGTTTATATGACACGGTTCACTAAACACATCGTTTCGTTATTTACAATTACCCGTGATCCTGTTGATTGATGACACTTTTTGTGGTTTTCATTTCTGATTAAGAAATTTATAaaggttaaaaataaattcacGATTTTGTAATTAAACATGGATATTTCGAGGGCTAATAGtgagttttaatttaaatgttattctaaGGATTATAATCTACAACataacatacatatttatttattaatacgaTATAATACATGTGATAACATCTTTGATCAGTATATATATGACTCGagagctagctaggctagcctagcctagccaaaaCTGGTCATTTCGTAGGAGATGAGTGCGTGCTTCCTCCTTGAACAAAGCATATTAATATTGACGACATAGGCTTTAGCCTGTGGGTTGTGCGCCATGCATTAAAAAAAGGTGGTCCAAAATTCGTAGCATTAAAATAAGAAATTCAtgtaaaactttttttaataaagaatacaaaattaatttaattattttttatacaatacaatcattgcataatttgttattaatattaattagggcctaggcctaatattaaaaatgtaattgttttcgATTTTAAAGGAAATTCACCTGCTATTATAAGGAATGAGGTTAAGCCTAAGCAATCCGTATACCAACATCATCTGAACGGTGAAAGAACAGCAGCACAGGTGGCTGTAGCCAGAGCTCTGGGACAGCAGGGAAGCGGACATTCATCCTCAGGTAAAAAGGTCAATACATCTTCTTGATCCACAGATGGCTCAGGGTGTGTCAGAATAGCTGTGCCACTGATGACACGCTGCCTTCATGCTTGACGATCCTGTGCCAACCTAAACTCTTTCCACAGCTCTACTGCATAGACAATTATATAAGGAGTGGCAGTcttccaaaaaaatatttttttaaatatttctttctCTGTTTATTCCTCTAGCACAACAAGTACAAGTTTCACAGCAAAGGGTATCTGCTCCACAGAGCAAGTATGCAGAGCTATTAGCAGTTATTGAAGACATGAGTAGAGATATAAGACCAACATACGCTGGAAGTAGAACGGCAACAGAACGACTGAAAAGAGGtaaacaaataacatttcaaagtATGTGCACATTCCTGATGATAATTATTAACGATCGAAACGTCgaatcatggcttgcctctcgttatttggagtcagttttatactataatgttatttaaacataatgagTGCATCTACTGGTTTTTACACATTTTATGTTCTACAATTTATGCAGTACTGTACCTAGTTTATATAAGCAACAAAGAAAACTGATTTATAAATTGGATATTTActgtaactatttatttttcaggaatCGTCCATGCCCGAGCTCTAGTTCGTGAATGCCTTGCAGAAACAGAACGTAGTGCACGCACATGACACCTCAACATGCTAACACAAtacctaatttaagaaataaactAAAGAATATTCCTCCCCTCCCCCATTACATAACAACTAAGAGGCCCTAGAGCTTGAGCAGCCCCAACAcaactacccagcgttggagggcccaTTATGAGTGCTAACTTTTCCACCTGCATTATGCCACTACTGGCTATGGTGTTTCCTTATTCTAATAAATGTATAACCTtgtttatttactatatttCTTGGTACTGAATCAGAATATTTAACAATTGTTAGCATTTACGTATACTGCATCatgtttgtaataaaaataattgttgagTTAGTAAAAGAATTCTTCTTGTGTCATTACGGAGGTGGGGAGGAGTGTAATACAATacagataattaaaaaaaagatattttactTTGGAATACCAGATGTAGCTAAAAGAAATGTTAATTGGAAAAACACTACTATAACTTACAGTCTGCCACAAATAGTttgatatatacagtagtagtaccaTACTATTAAAGTTGTTGTcaagcaaaataaaaacatattcttTGAATCCATAAAATAATTGGCTTGAccataattcattaaaaaaatactataggATAAGTAATAGTAAAATACTAGCTAatttacagaagaaaaaaaaaaactgtgcgtcggccgggaatcgaacccgggacaattgcttggaaggcaactatgttaaccactacaccaccgacgcaTCTGGGAAATGAACGTTTCCATTTGATAAAGTCAGTAAAATGCTGGTCTATTCCATTTGGCAAATAGGTACATAAATTGagattttaattttacaacatTGAGGGCGCCATAGCCTATAAAGTTTTAACAAATCAGAATAAACAGTAAAAGCGAGTAATCTTACCTTATTTcgtatttacaataaattgaCAAAGACCAAGGCACGTGTTTTCTTTTAGGAAAAAATTTCgactttttatttcaaatgtaaattttttattGTAGGCTTACCATTTACATAACTTGCTTTAAAAAGCATGTTTGATTTCAAATAAAGGAACAGAATGTATACAATCTCTTCACCTGTACCTCCTAATCTATGATCATTATTGAGGCCAAATTTACATTCCCCTGGCTCACTTTAAGCAAGGGTGACAAACAGGTGTGGTGCTTTAGTGTCCAACAGGTGTGGCGCTTAGGCGACCAACAGGTGTGGCGCTTAGGCGACCAACAGGTGTGGTGCTTGGGTTCTCTAGAATAGTACCTGTAAACACTAGTGAATAAGTACATATAGATATCCTATACATTACAGAAGGCATGAAAAATATGTACTTGCTAAATTGTCtacacaaatttacaattttattccTTGAATTCGACCTGGAGGAAGACCAagtgtaaacaaattattaatcatTCATGAATTAATATGGAAACATTTCAATTATGACACCAAGAAGAAATACTAAATATGGTTTCCTATCTAGCTAGGAACAATTACTACAAAACAACATTAAAAGCAAATTGTATTCACATTATCACCAATTATAGAAACCCTACAAGATTATAGGTCCTAAAGTTCATTTCTACTACACTAAAAAACAAGAATTTACAAAAAAACTGACTTTTTGGGAAAGCCCAAGGCTGCCCGGTTTTGGTTCAGTTGACTGTATATCATTTTTGGATGATTCCTTCACAATCAACTTGAAACATGTCTTATTGTTTTACAGCTGAGAGTTTTCACTCTAAAACAAATTGTGGGTAAACTTTTgaagttttatttaatttggtaGAATAGAAAAGACACAATAGTTGGCTTATTACAAGCCATAGAATTTGAGACTCCTGTCCATTCCAGTGGACGCCAGGAAGCCTGCATGTTGTCCAAAACGTACACCAGTAGCCAATCCATTATGGTCTGTGAAAGAACAACATATCATCATTGAAAACATAGTACTGTACTACCATACTTATACTTACTTATTTttatccaaaaaaaataaatcaaaacataaatcgttgaatataaatatctatatttacaTTTGTATACTACAAGCTTAGGATGCTATAATTTGAATATGA
This is a stretch of genomic DNA from Antedon mediterranea chromosome 3, ecAntMedi1.1, whole genome shotgun sequence. It encodes these proteins:
- the LOC140044402 gene encoding uncharacterized protein, whose amino-acid sequence is MDISRANRNSPAIIRNEVKPKQSVYQHHLNGERTAAQVAVARALGQQGSGHSSSAQQVQVSQQRVSAPQSKYAELLAVIEDMSRDIRPTYAGSRTATERLKRGIVHARALVRECLAETERSART